A window from Scyliorhinus canicula chromosome 19, sScyCan1.1, whole genome shotgun sequence encodes these proteins:
- the atp5l gene encoding ATP synthase subunit g, mitochondrial, whose product FVAAVNYSKPRAATFWKYARVELTPPTPGEIPVAVESFKNLVASFKAGQYKHTTVKDALRNALVVTEIVMWFYIGEVIGRRSLIGYNV is encoded by the exons tttgtagcTGCTGTTAATTACTCTAAGCCGCGTGCGGCTACCTTCTGGAAATATGCTCGGGTGGAGCTGACTCCTCCAACTCCTGGTGAAATCCCAGTGGCTGTTGAAAGCTTCAAGAACCTTGTGGCATCATTTAAGGCTGGGCAATACAAACATACAACTGTTAAG GATGCCCTGAGGAACGCACTTGTGGTCACAGAAATTGTGATGTGGTTTTACATTGGCGAGGTCATTGGCCGAAGAAGCCTGATTGGATATAATGTCTGA